One Amycolatopsis thermophila DNA segment encodes these proteins:
- a CDS encoding ABC transporter ATP-binding protein — MTEPLLRVEDLRVSFGGTEVVHGADLTIMPGERVAVVGESGSGKSTTAHAVLGLLPGGGRVTGGRIVVRGEDITHAGENRLRRLRGREIGLVPQDPMTNLNPVARVGRQVAETLVTHGLANRREAMARAVEILGEAGLPEPARRARQYPHEFSGGMRQRVLIAIGLACRPDLLIADEPTSALDVTVQRQILDHLDGLTRELGTAMLLVTHDLGLAAERADRVVVMSQGRVVESGPAMRVLTEPGHEYTRRLIAAAPSLKEPLAVAAAAPPVLEVSGVSKEFRIRGGGGVVKAVEDVSFTVERGRTTAIVGESGSGKTTTARMVLGLIPVSGGTIRLDGEDLPGLRGARLKAARRAMQPVFQDPYASLDPLFTVEQLIIEPLRIFRVGDRASRTAKARELLDQVALPASVAHRYPNELSGGQRQRVAIARALALGPRLVVCDEAVSALDVLVQDQILTLLRRLQDELGLSYLFISHDLAVVRAIAHDVVVMRAGRVVERGPVAKVLQAPEEAYTQQLLDAIPGAGVFA, encoded by the coding sequence ATGACCGAACCGTTGCTGCGGGTGGAGGACCTGCGGGTGTCCTTCGGCGGCACCGAGGTGGTGCACGGCGCGGACCTGACGATCATGCCCGGCGAGCGGGTCGCGGTCGTCGGCGAGTCCGGCTCCGGCAAGTCGACCACGGCGCACGCGGTGCTGGGCCTGCTGCCCGGCGGCGGACGAGTCACCGGCGGCCGGATCGTGGTGCGCGGCGAGGACATCACGCACGCGGGCGAAAACCGGCTGCGGCGGCTGCGCGGCCGGGAGATCGGGCTGGTGCCGCAGGATCCGATGACGAACCTGAACCCGGTCGCGCGGGTCGGCCGCCAGGTCGCGGAAACCCTGGTGACGCACGGGCTGGCGAACCGGCGCGAAGCGATGGCGCGGGCCGTGGAGATCCTCGGCGAGGCCGGGTTGCCGGAACCGGCCCGGCGGGCGCGGCAGTACCCGCACGAGTTCTCCGGCGGGATGCGGCAGCGGGTCCTGATCGCGATCGGCCTGGCGTGCCGCCCGGACCTGCTGATCGCCGACGAGCCGACCTCGGCCCTGGACGTCACGGTGCAGCGGCAGATCCTGGACCACCTGGACGGGCTGACCCGCGAGCTGGGCACGGCGATGCTGCTCGTGACGCACGACCTGGGCCTGGCCGCCGAACGCGCGGACCGGGTGGTCGTCATGTCGCAGGGCCGGGTGGTGGAGTCCGGGCCGGCGATGCGGGTGCTGACCGAGCCCGGGCACGAATACACGCGGCGGCTGATCGCGGCCGCACCGTCGCTGAAGGAGCCGCTCGCCGTGGCGGCGGCCGCGCCGCCGGTGCTGGAGGTGTCCGGGGTGTCCAAGGAGTTCCGGATCCGCGGCGGCGGGGGCGTGGTCAAGGCGGTGGAGGACGTGTCGTTCACCGTGGAGCGCGGCCGCACCACCGCGATCGTCGGCGAGTCGGGGTCGGGCAAGACGACGACGGCGCGGATGGTGCTCGGGCTGATCCCGGTGAGCGGCGGCACGATCCGGCTGGACGGCGAGGACCTGCCGGGCCTGCGCGGCGCGCGGCTGAAGGCGGCGCGGCGGGCGATGCAGCCGGTGTTCCAGGACCCCTACGCCTCGCTCGACCCGCTGTTCACGGTGGAGCAGCTGATCATCGAGCCGCTGCGGATCTTCCGGGTGGGTGATCGCGCGAGCCGTACTGCGAAGGCGCGGGAGCTGCTGGACCAGGTGGCCCTGCCGGCGTCGGTGGCGCACCGGTACCCCAACGAGCTGTCCGGCGGGCAGCGCCAGCGGGTGGCGATCGCCCGCGCGCTGGCGCTCGGCCCGCGGCTGGTCGTGTGCGACGAGGCGGTGTCGGCGCTGGACGTGCTGGTGCAGGACCAGATCCTCACCCTGCTGCGGCGGCTGCAGGACGAGCTCGGGCTGAGCTACCTGTTCATCTCGCACGACCTGGCCGTGGTGCGCGCCATCGCCCATGACGTGGTGGTGATGCGCGCCGGACGGGTCGTGGAGCGCGGCCCGGTCGCGAAGGTGCTCCAGGCGCCCGAAGAGGCCTACACGCAACAACTCCTGGACGCGATCCCCGGAGCCGGCGTGTTCGCCTGA
- a CDS encoding ROK family transcriptional regulator, with product MTTTPTAGTRPDDVRRHNRAALLRRLHVHGPSTRASLATDLGLNRSTIKALVDGLAEDGLVEERVPAQRSGAGRPSLLVLPQPHAAVVLAIDIRVERAGMALVGIGGEILGRGGWNIRSTTNDPREVFTKIVDTAGPLIDELGVRPVAAGVSVPGVVRHADGFVHEAPNLHWTDIPLGAWLSRALQLPVHMGNDAELGALAEHLRGVARGFDDLVYISADVGVGGGVISNGVSMRGAGGHHVGEVGHMVVRPQGRQCYCGSYGCWETEVGERALARALGLDEDSPVGAIVHELRLLGANGEVPEKLAEFTDWLALGLANVVNLLCPQLVVLGDLFTALPPVVVEGIEKSVRERSLMSRALAGTRVATSALGTDAKLLGAAELAFETVLADW from the coding sequence GTGACGACCACACCGACCGCGGGCACGCGCCCCGATGACGTGCGCCGGCACAACAGGGCTGCCCTGTTGCGCCGGCTGCACGTCCACGGTCCGTCCACCCGGGCCAGTCTCGCCACCGACCTCGGGCTCAACCGCAGCACGATCAAGGCGCTGGTGGACGGGCTGGCCGAGGACGGTCTCGTCGAGGAACGGGTGCCGGCCCAGCGCAGCGGCGCCGGCCGTCCGTCGCTGCTGGTGCTGCCGCAGCCGCACGCCGCGGTGGTGCTCGCGATCGACATCCGCGTGGAGCGGGCCGGGATGGCGCTGGTCGGCATCGGCGGCGAGATCCTCGGGCGGGGCGGGTGGAACATCCGCTCCACCACCAACGACCCGCGCGAGGTGTTCACCAAGATCGTCGACACCGCGGGGCCGCTGATCGACGAGCTCGGGGTGCGGCCGGTCGCGGCGGGGGTGTCGGTGCCGGGTGTGGTGCGGCACGCCGACGGGTTCGTGCACGAGGCGCCGAACCTGCACTGGACGGACATCCCGCTGGGCGCGTGGCTGTCCCGGGCGCTGCAGCTGCCGGTGCACATGGGCAACGACGCCGAGCTCGGTGCGCTCGCCGAGCACCTGCGGGGCGTGGCGCGCGGGTTCGACGACCTGGTCTACATCAGCGCGGACGTCGGCGTCGGTGGCGGGGTGATCTCCAACGGCGTGTCGATGCGCGGTGCCGGGGGTCACCACGTCGGCGAGGTGGGGCACATGGTGGTGCGGCCGCAGGGGCGGCAGTGCTACTGCGGGTCCTACGGTTGCTGGGAGACCGAGGTGGGGGAGCGGGCGCTGGCCCGCGCGCTGGGGCTGGACGAGGACAGCCCGGTCGGCGCGATCGTGCACGAGCTGCGGCTGCTCGGCGCCAACGGCGAGGTGCCGGAGAAGCTCGCCGAGTTCACCGACTGGCTCGCGCTCGGGCTCGCCAACGTGGTCAACCTGCTGTGCCCGCAGCTGGTCGTGCTCGGCGACCTGTTCACGGCCCTGCCGCCGGTGGTGGTGGAGGGGATCGAGAAGTCGGTGCGCGAGCGGAGTCTGATGAGCCGGGCGCTGGCGGGCACGCGGGTGGCGACCTCGGCGCTGGGTACGGACGCGAAACTGCTGGGGGCGGCGGAGCTGGCGTTCGAGACGGTGCTCGCGGACTGGTGA
- a CDS encoding sugar ABC transporter permease, protein MTETPTKPDSGQPPAAISDFGIDTTSRSTREAIGDYFGRLRGGELGALPALLGLLVLVLVFTGLSDTFLTLNNIANLFAQGAGQTIIAMGIVPVLLLGEIDLSAGTASGLAASVMALHFTQNGNLLGNFGSTVFYGFIVGSIVAAALCVWMRVWIGAVLSLVVPVVMLAGFSANPWVEIVLAICVGVVIGALTGTIVSKIGIPSFVVTLALFIGWYGLLLQLVGEGGTISIRQSDVLYQVANGNLSGLAGWILFVLAAGGYAAVVLTRHFGRLRRGLVAQPTTIVLVKVGAVLVLGAVATYLLNTNRSPNPNLTTIAGVPYVVPIVLVLLVAGTFVLDRTRYGRHVYAVGGNKEAARRAGVKVDKIRMSVFLICSSVAAIGGIVYSSKVGAVDGNSGGGNTLLFAVGAAVIGGTSLFGGRGRLRDAVIGGLVLATVQNGLGLLGFQAATVNIITCLVLLVAAAVDALSRRRAAAAR, encoded by the coding sequence ATGACTGAAACCCCGACGAAGCCCGACTCGGGCCAGCCCCCGGCGGCGATCTCCGACTTCGGCATCGACACCACCTCGCGGTCCACCCGCGAGGCGATCGGCGACTACTTCGGACGCCTGCGCGGCGGCGAGCTCGGCGCACTGCCCGCCCTGCTCGGTCTCCTCGTGCTGGTTCTGGTGTTCACCGGGCTCTCCGACACCTTCCTGACCCTGAACAACATCGCGAACCTGTTCGCGCAGGGCGCCGGCCAGACCATCATCGCGATGGGCATCGTGCCGGTGCTGCTGCTCGGCGAGATCGACCTGTCCGCCGGCACCGCGTCCGGCCTGGCGGCGTCGGTGATGGCGCTGCACTTCACGCAGAACGGCAACCTGCTCGGCAACTTCGGCAGCACGGTGTTCTACGGCTTCATCGTCGGCTCCATCGTGGCGGCCGCGCTGTGCGTGTGGATGCGCGTCTGGATCGGCGCGGTGCTCTCGCTCGTCGTGCCGGTCGTGATGCTGGCCGGGTTCTCGGCGAACCCGTGGGTCGAGATCGTGCTGGCGATCTGCGTCGGCGTCGTGATCGGCGCGCTGACCGGCACCATCGTGTCCAAGATCGGCATCCCGTCGTTCGTGGTGACCCTGGCGCTGTTCATCGGCTGGTACGGCCTGCTGCTGCAACTGGTCGGCGAGGGCGGCACCATCTCCATCCGGCAGAGCGACGTGCTGTACCAGGTGGCCAACGGCAACCTGTCCGGCCTGGCCGGCTGGATCCTGTTCGTCCTGGCGGCGGGCGGGTACGCGGCCGTCGTGCTGACCCGCCACTTCGGACGGTTGCGGCGCGGGCTGGTCGCGCAGCCGACGACGATCGTGCTCGTCAAGGTCGGCGCGGTCCTGGTGCTCGGCGCGGTGGCGACCTACCTGCTCAACACCAACCGCTCGCCCAACCCGAACCTGACCACGATCGCCGGCGTGCCCTACGTGGTGCCGATCGTGCTGGTGCTGCTGGTGGCCGGGACGTTCGTGCTGGACCGCACGCGCTACGGCCGGCACGTCTACGCGGTCGGCGGCAACAAGGAGGCCGCGCGGCGCGCTGGTGTGAAGGTCGACAAGATCCGGATGAGCGTGTTCCTGATCTGCTCGTCGGTGGCCGCGATCGGCGGGATCGTCTACAGCTCCAAGGTCGGCGCCGTGGACGGCAACTCCGGCGGCGGCAACACCCTGCTGTTCGCCGTCGGTGCGGCCGTCATCGGCGGCACGTCGCTGTTCGGTGGCCGCGGGCGGCTGCGCGACGCGGTGATCGGCGGCCTGGTGCTGGCGACCGTGCAGAACGGCCTCGGCCTGCTCGGATTCCAGGCGGCTACAGTGAACATCATCACCTGTCTGGTCCTTCTGGTGGCCGCAGCCGTCGACGCGCTCTCCCGCAGGCGCGCCGCGGCGGCGCGCTGA
- a CDS encoding ATP-binding cassette domain-containing protein, with protein sequence MNEPVLALRGVNKSFGPVHVLHDVDFEVRAGEVTALVGDNGAGKSTLVKCIAGIHPIDSGEILFEGTPVHIHNPRDAAALGIEVVYQDLALADNLDIVQNMFLGRERNKNGLLDEASMEMAARKTLASLSVRTVKSVRTPVASLSGGQRQTVAIAKAVLWNSKVVLLDEPTAALGVAQTRQVLDLVRRLAEQGLGVVLISHNMNDVFEVADRIATLYLGRLAADVATKDVTNSQVVELITAGRSGDLGLARPETAAV encoded by the coding sequence ATGAACGAGCCCGTCCTCGCGCTGCGGGGCGTCAACAAGAGCTTCGGGCCCGTCCACGTCCTGCACGACGTGGACTTCGAGGTGCGCGCGGGGGAGGTGACCGCGCTCGTCGGCGACAACGGCGCCGGAAAGTCGACGCTGGTCAAGTGCATCGCCGGCATCCACCCGATCGACAGCGGCGAGATCCTCTTCGAGGGCACGCCGGTCCACATCCACAACCCGCGCGACGCCGCCGCGCTCGGCATCGAGGTCGTCTACCAGGACCTCGCCCTGGCCGACAACCTCGACATCGTCCAGAACATGTTCCTCGGCCGGGAACGCAACAAGAACGGCCTGCTCGACGAGGCGTCGATGGAGATGGCCGCGCGCAAGACGCTGGCCTCGCTGTCGGTGCGCACGGTCAAGTCCGTCCGCACGCCGGTGGCGTCGCTGTCCGGCGGGCAGCGGCAGACCGTCGCCATCGCCAAGGCCGTGCTGTGGAACAGCAAGGTGGTGCTGCTCGACGAGCCGACCGCCGCGCTGGGCGTGGCCCAGACCCGGCAGGTCCTCGACCTGGTCCGGCGGCTGGCCGAACAGGGCCTGGGCGTGGTCCTGATCAGCCACAACATGAACGACGTGTTCGAGGTGGCCGACCGGATCGCCACCCTCTACCTCGGCCGGCTCGCCGCCGACGTCGCCACCAAGGACGTCACCAACAGCCAGGTCGTCGAACTGATCACCGCGGGCCGGTCCGGCGACCTCGGCCTGGCCCGCCCCGAGACCGCGGCCGTGTGA
- a CDS encoding sugar ABC transporter substrate-binding protein, whose amino-acid sequence MKRRKTLALAAAGTGLVLAMTACGANSSNNQSSGGGGSNNGGPKVGVILPETATSARWAGFDQPMLQDALTKAGLNPIIENAQGDNQRFSQQADSMLSQGVKVLIIAAPSGDVGATVEQKAKQQGVPVINYDRLNLGGSADYYVSFDNVQVGRLQGQALADALKNKPGAQVIEIEGSPTDNNATLFYNGQQEILGPLYNSGALKKVASQRIDKWDNAVGGATFEQFLSANGGKVDGVLAANDGMAGAVITVLQKNGLAGSVPVTGQDASAAGLKSILQGQQYSTVFKPIKQEADATAQLAAALVKGDTATADSIAKQSSDDPTGHRTVKSVLLTPQSITKDNVKVPVEQGYVKASEICGGDTAAICQQLGIS is encoded by the coding sequence ATGAAGCGGAGAAAGACCCTCGCGCTGGCCGCCGCGGGCACCGGGCTCGTCCTGGCGATGACCGCGTGTGGTGCGAACAGTTCCAACAACCAGAGCAGTGGCGGCGGCGGGTCCAACAACGGCGGCCCGAAGGTCGGCGTGATCCTGCCCGAGACCGCCACCTCGGCCCGCTGGGCCGGGTTCGACCAGCCGATGCTCCAGGACGCGCTCACCAAGGCCGGGCTCAACCCGATCATCGAAAACGCCCAGGGCGACAACCAGCGGTTCTCGCAGCAGGCCGACAGCATGCTCAGCCAGGGCGTGAAGGTCCTGATCATCGCCGCGCCCAGCGGTGACGTCGGCGCCACGGTGGAGCAGAAGGCCAAGCAGCAGGGTGTGCCGGTCATCAACTACGACCGCCTCAACCTCGGTGGCAGCGCCGACTACTACGTCAGCTTCGACAACGTCCAGGTCGGCCGCCTGCAGGGCCAGGCGCTCGCGGACGCGCTGAAGAACAAGCCGGGGGCGCAGGTCATCGAGATCGAGGGCTCGCCGACCGACAACAACGCGACGCTGTTCTACAACGGCCAGCAGGAGATCCTCGGCCCGCTCTACAACTCGGGCGCGCTCAAGAAGGTCGCCAGCCAGCGCATCGACAAGTGGGACAACGCGGTCGGCGGCGCGACCTTCGAGCAGTTCCTGTCCGCCAACGGCGGCAAGGTCGACGGCGTCCTCGCCGCCAACGACGGCATGGCCGGCGCCGTGATCACCGTGCTGCAGAAGAACGGTCTCGCCGGCAGCGTCCCGGTCACCGGCCAGGACGCCAGCGCCGCGGGCCTGAAGTCGATCCTCCAGGGCCAGCAGTACTCCACCGTGTTCAAGCCGATCAAGCAGGAGGCCGACGCCACCGCGCAGCTGGCCGCCGCGCTGGTCAAGGGCGACACCGCCACCGCGGACTCCATCGCCAAGCAGAGCTCCGACGACCCGACCGGACACCGCACGGTCAAGTCGGTGCTGCTCACCCCGCAGTCGATCACCAAGGACAACGTCAAGGTCCCGGTCGAGCAGGGTTACGTCAAGGCCAGCGAGATCTGCGGTGGCGACACCGCCGCGATCTGCCAGCAGCTGGGCATCTCCTGA
- a CDS encoding cupin domain-containing protein, translated as MSDMRKLSLDDPEEVRPFEEDSGQLELVNVAGGAIGRATFQPGWQWSKHVKPIAGTDSCQASHLGYVLSGRMTIRMDDGDQADFGPGDVMMVPPGHDGWVVGDEPCVVVDWSGYADYAKR; from the coding sequence ATGTCCGACATGCGCAAGCTGAGTCTGGACGATCCCGAAGAGGTCCGGCCCTTCGAGGAGGACTCCGGGCAGCTCGAGCTGGTGAACGTTGCCGGCGGCGCCATCGGCCGGGCCACGTTCCAGCCCGGGTGGCAGTGGTCCAAGCACGTCAAGCCGATCGCGGGCACCGACAGCTGCCAGGCCTCCCACCTGGGGTACGTCCTGTCCGGCCGCATGACGATCCGGATGGACGACGGCGACCAGGCCGACTTCGGTCCCGGTGACGTCATGATGGTCCCGCCCGGGCACGACGGCTGGGTCGTCGGCGACGAGCCGTGCGTCGTGGTCGACTGGTCGGGTTACGCCGACTACGCCAAGCGGTGA
- a CDS encoding M1 family metallopeptidase, whose product MAGVRRADYTLGHGSTGFRVAHYDLELDYKLAPNRLTARAVLSAVADSELARIPLDLAGLTVKGVRVDGRPAKFTHRGGKLVVRPARPVRGEFTVEVRYAGNPRPVASRWGEIGWDELTDGALVASQPTGAPSWFPCNDRPGDKATYRVALTTASAYTVLVTGDLVARRAGGSATTWVFQRREPTAPYLMSVQIGRYESLELGPGQRIAVPRRLRDAAAHDFGRQPEMLRVLGEWFGPYPFGEYVVVVTDDDLDDPIEAQGMAIFGGNHVDGRRTFERLVVHELAHQWFGNSLTVAGWRHIWLNEGFATYAEWLWSEASGGAPAEEHAREWRSRVGTDVPIGDPGEAHLFDEQVYKRGALTLHALRGRVGDAVFFPMLRSWVAGHTHGTVTTEEFIAHAERAAGVPLREDFAVWLG is encoded by the coding sequence GTGGCGGGCGTGAGGCGCGCCGACTACACGCTCGGCCACGGCAGCACCGGGTTCCGGGTCGCGCACTACGACCTGGAGCTGGACTACAAGCTCGCGCCGAACCGGCTCACCGCGCGGGCGGTCCTGAGCGCGGTCGCCGACTCGGAGCTGGCGCGGATCCCGCTGGACCTGGCCGGCCTGACGGTCAAGGGTGTGCGCGTCGACGGGCGCCCCGCGAAGTTCACCCACCGCGGCGGGAAGCTGGTCGTGCGGCCGGCCCGCCCGGTGCGCGGGGAGTTCACCGTCGAGGTGCGCTACGCGGGCAACCCGCGGCCGGTCGCGAGCCGCTGGGGTGAGATCGGGTGGGACGAGCTGACCGACGGTGCGCTGGTGGCGAGCCAGCCCACCGGGGCGCCGTCGTGGTTCCCGTGCAACGACCGGCCCGGCGACAAGGCGACCTACCGGGTCGCGCTGACCACGGCGTCGGCCTACACGGTGCTGGTGACCGGCGACCTGGTGGCGCGCCGCGCCGGCGGCAGCGCGACGACGTGGGTGTTCCAGCGGCGCGAGCCGACCGCGCCCTACCTGATGAGTGTCCAGATCGGACGGTACGAGTCGCTGGAACTCGGCCCGGGGCAACGGATCGCGGTCCCGAGGCGGCTGCGGGACGCGGCGGCGCACGACTTCGGGCGCCAGCCGGAGATGCTGCGCGTGCTGGGGGAGTGGTTCGGGCCCTACCCCTTCGGCGAGTACGTCGTGGTGGTCACCGACGACGACCTGGACGACCCGATCGAGGCGCAGGGCATGGCCATCTTCGGCGGGAACCACGTCGACGGGCGGCGCACCTTCGAGCGGCTGGTGGTGCACGAGCTGGCGCACCAGTGGTTCGGCAACAGCCTCACCGTGGCCGGGTGGCGGCACATCTGGCTCAACGAGGGCTTCGCGACCTACGCGGAGTGGCTGTGGTCGGAAGCTTCGGGCGGCGCGCCGGCCGAGGAGCACGCCCGTGAGTGGCGCTCGCGCGTGGGCACCGACGTGCCGATCGGCGACCCCGGCGAGGCGCACCTGTTCGACGAGCAGGTCTACAAGCGTGGCGCCCTGACGCTGCACGCGTTGCGCGGGCGCGTGGGGGACGCGGTGTTCTTCCCGATGCTGCGGTCGTGGGTGGCCGGGCACACCCACGGCACGGTCACGACGGAGGAGTTCATCGCCCACGCCGAGCGCGCCGCGGGTGTCCCGTTGCGGGAGGACTTCGCCGTCTGGCTGGGGTAG